A part of Terriglobus roseus genomic DNA contains:
- a CDS encoding tetratricopeptide repeat protein — MPSFAVRSEGGGTIEFPVRQTCGPLEIVMAPDTPSAGKAIEDRLDSWKEIAAYLERDVTTVQRWEKREAMPVHRHLHEKRGSVYAVPAELDCWIQSRKAGLDEPEAAPAEESGPAIPTSQHRVKPGTRLWFALAVVFGICLSIAAWLMLRHPTTEIGETRIPSLAVLPLRNLSGDPGQEYLADGMTEALIGRLAGIRGLRVVSHTSVMRFKTPQMSVPEIARMLGVDSVVEGSVIREGDRIRVTAQLIRASTDTHFWSETYDRQMSDALTLESELAQSIAEKVQVTLTGEERQRLTSVKPVAPEVYESYLKGRFVLAQGNRAQLEQSIPLFEDALHRDAAFAPAYLGLAEAYTMLGTVSAGVSPEETRPKVADFARQALAIDPGLVEAHVMLANVLQEEWHWAEAQAEYKRALALNPNNAEAYQWFALWLVCQGRADEAVTAIQHARALDPVGVSGGSVAWILFQARHYDEAIREESSALATQPNSVSDLTGLGFSLIANNQPADAIPFLEKAVSLSGSPAATGVLIRAYAHAGRRSDALRLLAQLNQRKTVGYVPSGAFVNAYLGLDDKEQAFYWLEQAYREKSNILQFLKSHPYFDPIRSDPRFADLVHRVGLP; from the coding sequence ATGCCGTCTTTTGCTGTGCGTTCTGAGGGCGGCGGTACAATCGAATTCCCCGTCCGCCAGACCTGCGGACCTCTGGAGATCGTGATGGCTCCCGACACACCGTCTGCTGGAAAAGCGATCGAAGACCGGCTTGATTCCTGGAAAGAGATCGCGGCATATCTAGAACGGGACGTCACGACAGTTCAGCGCTGGGAGAAGCGGGAGGCGATGCCCGTCCATCGGCATCTCCACGAAAAGCGAGGCTCTGTCTATGCCGTGCCGGCAGAGTTGGATTGCTGGATCCAGAGCAGAAAGGCTGGCCTTGATGAGCCCGAAGCCGCGCCCGCGGAAGAATCGGGCCCAGCCATCCCCACGAGTCAACACAGGGTTAAGCCAGGAACTCGCCTTTGGTTTGCTCTCGCTGTGGTCTTCGGTATTTGCCTGTCGATTGCTGCGTGGCTCATGCTTCGGCATCCGACAACAGAAATTGGTGAGACCAGAATTCCTTCGCTGGCTGTGCTCCCACTGCGAAACCTGTCTGGCGATCCAGGACAGGAGTATCTTGCCGACGGAATGACCGAAGCTCTCATCGGGCGCCTAGCGGGTATCCGCGGGCTGCGTGTGGTCTCGCACACATCCGTAATGCGTTTCAAGACCCCACAAATGTCCGTTCCCGAAATTGCGAGGATGCTCGGCGTCGACTCAGTGGTCGAAGGCTCTGTGATCAGAGAAGGCGACCGCATACGCGTGACTGCACAACTGATCCGAGCCTCGACAGACACGCACTTCTGGTCTGAAACCTATGACCGTCAAATGAGCGACGCACTCACCTTAGAGAGCGAATTAGCGCAGTCCATCGCCGAAAAGGTACAAGTGACACTAACCGGAGAGGAACGCCAGCGACTTACTTCCGTGAAACCTGTTGCGCCTGAAGTCTACGAGAGCTATCTGAAAGGCCGGTTTGTTTTAGCGCAGGGCAATAGGGCTCAGCTTGAGCAGAGCATTCCTCTTTTCGAAGACGCTCTCCACAGAGATGCGGCATTCGCACCAGCCTACCTGGGGTTGGCAGAGGCCTACACGATGCTCGGAACGGTCTCTGCAGGAGTTTCTCCGGAAGAGACACGGCCCAAAGTCGCTGACTTCGCGAGACAAGCCCTGGCAATTGATCCCGGTCTAGTAGAAGCCCACGTCATGCTGGCAAACGTTCTACAGGAGGAATGGCACTGGGCGGAAGCGCAAGCGGAATATAAGCGCGCGCTCGCACTGAATCCGAACAACGCAGAAGCTTATCAATGGTTCGCTCTATGGCTGGTGTGTCAGGGACGTGCTGACGAAGCCGTAACGGCGATTCAACACGCCCGGGCGCTAGACCCCGTCGGTGTCTCAGGCGGCAGCGTGGCCTGGATCCTATTTCAGGCTCGCCATTACGATGAAGCCATTCGCGAGGAAAGTAGCGCATTGGCCACACAACCTAACAGTGTGAGTGATCTTACGGGCCTTGGGTTCTCACTGATCGCCAACAATCAGCCGGCGGATGCGATCCCCTTCTTGGAGAAGGCAGTATCCCTCTCGGGAAGTCCTGCAGCGACAGGCGTTCTCATCCGAGCGTATGCCCATGCAGGTCGGCGTAGCGATGCGCTCCGGCTCCTCGCACAATTGAACCAACGCAAGACTGTGGGCTACGTTCCTTCGGGTGCGTTTGTGAATGCTTACTTGGGCCTTGACGACAAAGAACAGGCGTTCTACTGGCTTGAGCAGGCTTACAGAGAGAAATCGAATATCCTCCAGTTCCTAAAAAGTCATCCATATTTCGATCCAATCCGTAGCGATCCCCGATTCGCCGACTTGGTACATCGAGTCGGACTGCCATAA
- a CDS encoding amidohydrolase family protein, which yields MHWRLFGCVLVCCALLHTIVPSNAVAQTVDCHQHLYSPEAGKRSGLTDGINAEDLIRELDKAGIKRAVALSAAYSLSNPNKPTLVDEYAKVRAENDWTAAQVHAHSDRLTGFCSVNPLRPFALEEIDRCAKDPNLRTGLKLHFGNSDVDVDNPEDLAKLRKVFREANTHRMALIVHMHANVDHHRPYGAREALIFLREILPQAPDVTVQIAHLAGAGGYDDPGDDDALSVFIVALQQNDPRVRNLYFDVSGLAIPGTWEDKSALLAKRLRQIGPDRLLYGSDASVPGNRPAEALKRWHQLPLTQSEFRRIESHIPPYLGHPSDHEPSRE from the coding sequence ATGCATTGGCGCTTGTTCGGCTGCGTGCTTGTCTGCTGCGCGTTATTACACACGATCGTGCCTTCCAATGCGGTGGCGCAAACGGTCGATTGTCATCAGCATCTCTATAGTCCAGAGGCTGGCAAACGGTCCGGTCTCACCGATGGCATCAATGCAGAAGACCTGATCCGGGAACTCGATAAAGCTGGGATCAAACGGGCCGTCGCTTTATCGGCGGCTTATAGCCTCTCCAACCCGAATAAGCCAACCCTTGTGGACGAATATGCCAAGGTGAGGGCTGAAAACGACTGGACGGCCGCCCAAGTTCACGCTCATTCCGATCGACTGACCGGATTCTGTAGTGTGAATCCACTTCGACCGTTTGCACTTGAAGAGATCGATCGCTGTGCGAAAGATCCAAATCTTCGTACCGGCCTTAAGTTGCACTTTGGCAATTCTGATGTGGACGTGGACAATCCGGAAGACCTTGCTAAGCTTCGCAAGGTGTTTCGAGAAGCAAACACGCATCGGATGGCGCTGATCGTACACATGCATGCCAATGTCGATCACCATCGGCCCTACGGCGCTCGAGAAGCCTTGATCTTTTTGCGCGAGATTCTACCACAAGCTCCCGATGTCACAGTTCAGATTGCGCATCTCGCCGGTGCCGGTGGCTATGACGATCCGGGAGATGATGATGCGCTTTCTGTCTTTATCGTGGCTCTCCAGCAAAACGACCCGCGCGTTCGAAATCTCTACTTCGATGTCTCCGGGCTCGCGATACCGGGTACCTGGGAAGATAAATCGGCACTTCTCGCGAAACGTCTCCGCCAGATTGGGCCAGATCGTCTCCTCTATGGCAGCGATGCCTCCGTGCCCGGGAACAGGCCTGCTGAAGCTCTCAAGCGCTGGCACCAACTACCACTCACTCAATCCGAGTTTCGGCGGATTGAGAGCCATATCCCTCCTTATCTGGGGCACCCTTCTGATCACGAGCCATCGCGGGAATAG
- a CDS encoding TetR/AcrR family transcriptional regulator: MKGPERRAQIIEEATTLFSQKGFSGTTTKEISTAAGINEALIFKHFENKEALYRAVIHDYVERSRRDGWHDDIRDCMRRNADTDLFRKLISYVIEAYRVEPVMQRLVLFAILEGYHEEADRACHLPKTLQREVIEYIARRQKQGKIAPMDPTAAFQILFGMARSYAIAKYVYKLKEMKASDASVEEEFTHFAVRALVLNPRQRRGTRTGALISGTLSVVLAWMFFPHHQGRKPAPLGRRISLSNRYQNVS; encoded by the coding sequence ATGAAGGGCCCTGAAAGACGCGCACAAATTATCGAGGAAGCAACAACCCTCTTCTCACAAAAGGGATTTAGCGGCACTACGACGAAAGAGATCTCCACAGCCGCGGGGATCAATGAAGCGCTCATCTTCAAGCATTTTGAAAATAAAGAGGCCCTTTATCGCGCGGTCATTCACGACTACGTAGAGCGATCGCGTAGAGACGGCTGGCATGATGACATCCGCGACTGTATGCGCCGCAATGCGGACACGGACCTGTTTCGGAAGTTGATCTCTTACGTGATTGAGGCCTACCGCGTGGAGCCTGTCATGCAACGACTGGTTCTGTTCGCCATCCTCGAGGGTTACCACGAAGAAGCGGACCGTGCATGTCACCTTCCAAAGACATTGCAGCGTGAAGTGATTGAATACATCGCACGCAGGCAGAAGCAAGGAAAGATCGCCCCTATGGATCCGACCGCTGCCTTTCAAATTCTCTTTGGCATGGCCCGCAGCTACGCGATTGCGAAATATGTCTACAAGCTAAAAGAGATGAAAGCCTCCGACGCGAGTGTCGAAGAGGAGTTCACTCACTTCGCTGTCCGTGCACTTGTTCTCAACCCGAGACAACGACGCGGGACGCGTACCGGGGCACTGATCAGTGGAACTCTGAGCGTTGTGCTCGCTTGGATGTTTTTCCCGCACCATCAAGGTCGGAAGCCCGCTCCTCTGGGACGACGAATCTCCCTGTCGAATCGATACCAAAATGTGTCCTAG